From the Silvanigrella paludirubra genome, one window contains:
- a CDS encoding exodeoxyribonuclease III produces the protein MSIKVYSWNINGIRASAKAGFFDWLKNVDADIVFLQEVRALPEQLLQEQIEPFGYKSFWHPAEKKGYSGVSIYTRLPLKKEDILFGLGNMDFDREGRFIGLFYNNIFYGNAYFPNSQPEGKRLDYKLSFCHNLQNKLNELKKENISIVMSGDINIAHKEIDLANPKQNQKNPGFLPEERNWLTQFLNEGYLDAFRIFEKNGGHYTWWSNRPGVREKNIGWRIDSQFISEDLIQKIVSSKIHKDVLGSDHCPISIEIQ, from the coding sequence ATGAGTATTAAGGTTTATTCTTGGAATATAAATGGGATTCGAGCTTCAGCAAAAGCAGGCTTTTTTGATTGGTTAAAAAATGTAGATGCGGATATTGTTTTTCTACAAGAGGTAAGGGCTTTGCCTGAACAACTATTACAAGAGCAAATTGAACCATTTGGGTATAAAAGTTTTTGGCATCCAGCAGAAAAAAAGGGGTATAGCGGGGTCTCCATTTATACGAGGTTACCCTTAAAAAAAGAAGATATCCTTTTTGGTCTCGGCAATATGGATTTTGATAGAGAAGGACGATTTATTGGTCTATTTTACAATAATATTTTTTACGGTAACGCTTATTTTCCAAATAGCCAGCCTGAAGGCAAAAGACTCGATTATAAATTGTCTTTTTGTCATAATCTTCAAAATAAATTAAATGAATTGAAAAAAGAAAATATTTCAATAGTTATGAGTGGTGATATTAATATTGCTCATAAAGAAATTGATTTAGCAAATCCAAAACAAAATCAAAAAAATCCTGGATTTTTACCTGAAGAAAGAAACTGGTTAACTCAATTTTTAAATGAGGGGTATTTAGACGCCTTTCGTATTTTCGAAAAAAATGGGGGGCATTATACTTGGTGGAGCAATCGCCCCGGGGTTCGTGAAAAAAACATAGGCTGGAGAATTGATTCTCAATTTATTAGTGAAGATCTAATACAAAAAATAGTTTCTTCAAAAATACATAAAGATGTTTTGGGATCTGATCATTGCCCTATTTCTATTGAGATTCAATAA
- a CDS encoding metallophosphoesterase, with product MFKRNLVIFGFFIHFLFPLKIYANKSIANFIAISDIHFNPFDLCYDKSNQKNCIQLINELNKSDSNKWNSIFKKYYKNNTFPSYGQNTNFPLFQSLLTELNQASKNTNLIFAVILGDFLAHQYIENYKIYTNDSSLIGAQNFVKKTFQYLTSEIRGSIPSNIEIYPVIGNNDSYIDNYNVDNPKTTKFYSDLKNIWTTYSSQIKSSNTFLNGGYYVAQSQIKKLSIIALNTNSFSRNAISKDKADIKEIAQQQLDWLNDQFNNAKDQKFILISHIPCGVDVYSSFNSMIKGGDPVTFWNSNPKFAEKPYMKILSNNFLSISGILVSHTHNDSFQIINNDLGLFASYVPSISPAHYNNSGYKIFTIDEGNNLSNAISFYFDPSYKTWKEAYNFNETYESPNLFIGMQSLIGKWNKDPDEIDEKYLKNFNLNADISRLKNKWKYYVCGSADNIDVIDYQDCINPLK from the coding sequence ATGTTCAAAAGGAATTTGGTTATATTTGGATTTTTCATTCATTTTCTTTTTCCTTTAAAAATTTATGCAAATAAAAGTATTGCAAACTTTATTGCGATAAGTGACATTCATTTCAATCCTTTTGATCTTTGTTATGATAAGTCTAATCAAAAAAACTGTATCCAATTAATTAATGAGTTAAATAAATCGGATAGTAATAAATGGAACTCAATTTTTAAAAAATACTATAAAAATAATACTTTTCCTTCTTATGGTCAAAATACAAATTTTCCTTTGTTTCAATCATTACTAACAGAATTAAATCAAGCTTCAAAAAATACAAATTTAATTTTTGCAGTTATATTAGGTGATTTTTTGGCTCATCAATATATAGAAAACTATAAAATATATACAAATGACTCTAGTTTAATAGGAGCGCAAAATTTTGTTAAGAAAACGTTTCAATATTTAACTTCGGAAATTAGGGGCTCTATTCCGAGCAATATTGAAATATATCCTGTAATTGGAAACAATGATTCTTATATTGATAATTATAATGTTGATAATCCGAAAACGACAAAATTTTATTCTGATTTAAAAAATATTTGGACTACATATTCTTCACAAATAAAAAGTTCTAATACTTTTTTAAATGGCGGTTATTATGTAGCACAATCTCAAATAAAAAAGCTAAGTATTATAGCATTAAATACAAATTCTTTTTCAAGAAATGCCATAAGCAAAGACAAAGCAGATATTAAAGAAATTGCTCAGCAACAACTAGATTGGTTAAATGATCAATTTAATAATGCAAAAGATCAAAAATTTATCCTTATTTCTCATATACCATGTGGAGTTGATGTTTATTCCTCTTTTAACTCTATGATAAAAGGAGGTGACCCCGTTACTTTTTGGAATTCTAATCCAAAATTTGCAGAAAAACCTTATATGAAAATTTTGAGTAATAATTTTTTATCAATATCTGGTATTTTAGTATCTCATACTCATAATGATTCTTTTCAAATTATAAATAATGATTTGGGCTTATTTGCCTCTTATGTACCGTCAATCAGTCCTGCACATTACAATAATTCAGGATATAAAATTTTTACGATTGATGAAGGTAATAATTTAAGTAATGCAATTTCATTTTATTTTGATCCTAGTTATAAAACATGGAAAGAAGCTTATAATTTTAATGAAACTTATGAGAGTCCAAATTTGTTTATTGGAATGCAAAGTTTAATAGGAAAGTGGAATAAAGATCCCGATGAGATTGATGAAAAATATTTGAAAAATTTTAATTTAAACGCAGATATTTCTCGTTTGAAAAACAAATGGAAATATTATGTTTGCGGTTCCGCAGATAATATAGATGTAATAGATTATCAAGATTGTATTAATCCATTAAAATAA